The Candidatus Dependentiae bacterium genome includes a window with the following:
- the rpmG gene encoding 50S ribosomal protein L33, whose protein sequence is MAKKKRVITALSCEQCRERNYSQVVSGKRSVGSLQLSKYCSHCRKHTMHKETK, encoded by the coding sequence ATGGCAAAGAAGAAACGAGTAATTACTGCCCTTTCATGTGAGCAATGCAGAGAGCGTAATTATTCGCAAGTAGTTTCAGGAAAAAGATCAGTTGGCTCTTTGCAATTAAGCAAATATTGTTCTCATTGTCGTAAGCATACGATGCACAAAGAAACCAAATAG
- the secE gene encoding preprotein translocase subunit SecE — MKGVVRFLQEVQLELAKIAWPSFNELVGSVIIVLILVCIFALYIGSIDVIFYKIAGRIF; from the coding sequence ATGAAGGGTGTTGTTCGTTTTTTGCAGGAAGTCCAGCTTGAGCTAGCCAAGATTGCATGGCCGAGTTTTAATGAACTTGTTGGCTCAGTAATTATAGTTCTTATCTTGGTTTGCATTTTTGCTCTCTATATAGGTTCTATTGATGTCATTTTTTACAAAATCGCTGGGCGAATTTTTTAG
- the nusG gene encoding transcription termination/antitermination factor NusG, which yields MKRWYVVQIYAGYEEAIKTDLERRIKETGKQDVFGDVLIPSAKVKSMFSTEAKDEQQLFPGYLLVEMELSQETMRLVQATPRVIRFLGGKEPMPLSQKEIGRIVSQMKGEVALVPKKSDFVVGSEVDISEGPFAGFVGVVEKIDEANERLTLMVSIFGRMTPIELGFDQVKR from the coding sequence ATGAAGCGTTGGTATGTTGTTCAAATTTACGCTGGGTACGAAGAGGCGATTAAAACAGATCTTGAACGCCGCATTAAAGAGACGGGCAAACAAGATGTGTTTGGTGACGTATTAATCCCCTCTGCTAAGGTAAAGAGTATGTTCTCGACTGAAGCAAAAGATGAGCAACAGCTTTTTCCTGGATACCTCCTTGTTGAGATGGAGTTGTCTCAGGAGACAATGCGTTTGGTGCAAGCGACACCGCGCGTTATTCGCTTTTTAGGTGGTAAAGAACCTATGCCGCTATCTCAGAAGGAGATAGGGCGAATAGTGTCTCAAATGAAAGGCGAGGTCGCCTTGGTTCCTAAGAAGAGTGATTTCGTTGTTGGAAGTGAAGTTGATATATCTGAAGGACCCTTTGCAGGGTTTGTTGGAGTTGTCGAGAAAATTGATGAGGCAAATGAGCGTCTCACGTTGATGGTAAGTATTTTTGGTCGAATGACTCCTATTGAATTAGGTTTTGATCAAGTAAAACGATGA
- the rplK gene encoding 50S ribosomal protein L11: MAKEVKAQVKLKVSAGAATPAPPVGSALGQQGVAIMEFCKQFNAKTAHLKGEVLPVVVTVYKDKTFDFIVKTPETSALIKKKLKLEKGSSKPNLEKVGKLTWKDVEDIATVKMPDLNALDVEQAKKIVAGTARSMGIDIV; the protein is encoded by the coding sequence ATGGCAAAAGAAGTCAAAGCACAAGTTAAGTTAAAAGTTTCTGCAGGGGCTGCGACGCCTGCACCTCCAGTTGGTTCCGCTCTTGGTCAGCAAGGCGTGGCGATTATGGAATTCTGCAAGCAGTTTAATGCAAAAACGGCGCACTTGAAGGGAGAAGTCCTTCCGGTAGTTGTTACTGTTTATAAAGATAAGACGTTCGACTTTATTGTTAAGACGCCTGAAACTTCAGCTCTCATTAAAAAGAAGCTCAAGCTAGAAAAAGGTTCTTCTAAGCCAAATCTTGAAAAAGTTGGCAAATTAACCTGGAAAGATGTCGAAGATATCGCAACGGTTAAAATGCCAGATCTCAACGCACTTGATGTAGAGCAGGCAAAAAAAATCGTAGCTGGTACTGCTCGTAGTATGGGAATTGATATTGTTTGA
- a CDS encoding 50S ribosomal protein L1 → MATHGKKYIAASEKVNTDTVFSFKDGLAKVKELAHAKFDESVDVHVNLGIDPERGEQAVRGSVVLPHSVGKKVRIVVFAKGDQADLAREAGADFVGTDDLVEKIEGGWLDFEYAVATPDLMGMVGKLAKVLGPRGLLPNKKVGTVALQVAPVINDLKKGRLFFKNDKSGLVHFSIGRVSFDAAKLQENLVAFIRALSTSKPASSKGKFIQKVTVTSTMGLGIRVNPDDIVNA, encoded by the coding sequence ATGGCAACGCATGGTAAAAAATACATAGCTGCAAGCGAAAAAGTTAATACAGACACCGTATTTTCTTTCAAAGATGGTCTTGCAAAAGTTAAAGAATTAGCACACGCAAAATTTGATGAATCGGTTGATGTGCATGTGAACCTTGGTATTGATCCTGAAAGAGGCGAACAAGCCGTTCGTGGATCAGTAGTTTTGCCTCATAGTGTTGGCAAAAAGGTTCGCATTGTCGTTTTTGCAAAAGGTGATCAAGCTGATCTTGCAAGAGAAGCTGGTGCCGACTTTGTAGGTACGGATGATTTGGTAGAAAAAATTGAAGGCGGGTGGCTTGATTTTGAATATGCAGTTGCAACACCCGATCTAATGGGCATGGTTGGTAAACTTGCAAAAGTCCTCGGGCCTCGTGGTTTGTTACCAAACAAGAAGGTGGGCACCGTTGCGCTTCAAGTAGCTCCGGTAATTAACGATCTAAAAAAGGGACGCCTCTTTTTCAAAAACGATAAGAGTGGCCTTGTGCATTTTTCAATAGGTCGTGTTTCTTTTGACGCTGCTAAGCTTCAAGAAAATCTCGTTGCTTTCATAAGAGCTTTGAGTACTTCTAAGCCAGCTTCTTCAAAGGGCAAATTTATTCAAAAAGTTACGGTAACGTCTACCATGGGACTTGGTATTCGCGTTAACCCGGATGATATTGTAAACGCATAG
- a CDS encoding 50S ribosomal protein L10, giving the protein MNRQDKAQSIQSLKDGLQKEATFIVGYKGLTVAQLTDLRRKLHKDGGSMQVAKVTLMERAISEGSSAEQLKQYLQNQIAFVYAEKNSPAIAKVLSTYAKENEKLQLIAGYLENQVISTAGIKAVASLPPREVLLAILCGTLNAPSQKLVMMLNLMVVRLLYVLQQAADKKEQEAAA; this is encoded by the coding sequence ATGAATCGCCAAGATAAAGCGCAAAGCATACAGTCTTTGAAAGATGGGTTGCAAAAAGAAGCAACGTTTATTGTCGGATATAAAGGATTAACCGTTGCTCAATTGACAGATTTGAGACGCAAATTGCACAAAGATGGCGGATCGATGCAGGTAGCTAAAGTAACGCTTATGGAGCGTGCTATCTCTGAAGGATCTTCAGCTGAACAATTGAAACAATATCTGCAAAATCAAATAGCCTTTGTCTACGCTGAGAAAAATTCTCCAGCTATCGCCAAAGTTTTATCTACCTATGCAAAGGAAAACGAAAAACTTCAGCTAATAGCTGGTTATCTGGAAAATCAAGTGATATCTACTGCGGGTATTAAGGCGGTCGCTTCATTGCCTCCTCGCGAAGTATTGCTTGCTATCTTGTGTGGTACATTGAACGCTCCATCACAAAAATTGGTGATGATGCTCAACCTGATGGTGGTGCGCTTGCTTTATGTATTACAACAAGCTGCAGATAAGAAAGAACAAGAAGCTGCTGCTTAG